The region CAGGACCTGTCCAGGACGCGGGAGCTGCCGGACTTCGCGGACCGGCTGCGCGAGCGGGCGGGCCCGCTGCACATCCTGGTCAACAACGCCGGCACCGCGGCACTGGAGCGGTTCAACGAGATCACCCCGGACAGCTGGTACCGCGTGATGCGGGTGAACCTCGACGCGGTGTTCTTCCTCACCCAGCGCGTCGCCGAGCACATGATCGCCGACGGCCTGCCCGGCCGGATCGTCAACGTCACGTCCAAGAACGCGCTGGTCGCCGAAGCGGGACTGGCCCACTACAACGCCTCCAAGGCCGCCGTGGACCTGCTCACCCAGACCCTCGCCGTCGAACTCGCCCCGCACGGCGTCACGGTCAACAGCCTGGCCCCCGGCATGGTCGAGACGCCCATCGACAGCGAGTTCCCCTTCGACCGGGACGCCTTCGAGGCTGCCTACCGGGACCGCATCCCGCTCGGCCGCTACGCCCGGCCCGAGGAGTGCACCGGCGCGCTGCTGCTGCTCGCCGGCGACGAGGGCGCCTATCTGACCGGCACCCGGATCGTGGTGGACGGCGGCGTCCTGGCCGACCAGATGCCGCGCACCGCCTTCATGCCCCCGTACGTCTCCTCGCTCCGCCCTCGACCGAAGGACGGCACGACACCATGACCACCACCCGGAGAAACCTGCTGCGCACCGGCAGCCTGGGCGCGGCGGTGGCCGCGGCCGGCACGCTCGCCGTACCGGCCCACGCCTCGCCCGCGGGCGCCCCCGGCGCGGGACCGCACGACACCACGGCCTTCGCCACGGTCGCCGACCTGCTCGCCGCCAGGTCGGCCCACCTGCGCGAGGGCACGGTCGCGGTGGTCGCCGGCTACCGCTCCCCCGGCGACGGCGGCGGCATGACGGTGCGGTGGGACGCCGCCGGCACCCAGCCGCCCAACGGCGGCACCGTGCTGCGGCCCGCCGACCGCCCGGCCCGCGGCCGGTGGCGCCGGCTGCACGACGGCGTCCTGGACTTCCGGGGCTTCGGCCTGTTCGACGCCGGCGCTCCGGCCGACGACGCGCTGGACGCGATGGTCGGCGATCCGTCGGTCCACCGGGTGGAGGCCCACACCGACCTGCTCTTCCGGCGCCGCCACACCTACCACCGCTCGCTGATCGACCTCGACTTCGGCGGGCACACCGTGCACACCGGCGGCATCGAACGCAACACCCACGACAACCCGTTCGGCGCCGTGCTGTTCTTCCAGGGCGCCACCACCGGCGACGTCGTGACCTACCCGCTGCCCGCGAAGGTCATCGAACTCACCGACGCCTTCCCGGTCCCCGACTCGGCCGCCTTCGAGGTCGGCCAGTGGTGGGCCGTACGGAGCGACGAGGTGGCCGGCGGCGGCAGCGACGAGCGCGAGCTGCAGAAGCTGGTCGAGGTCACCGAGATCATCGACGGCACCCACATCCGGGTCGGCTACCTCAACGGCTGGGAGCTGGCCGCCGGCCGCACCCTGACCTGGCGCCGGGTCGAGCCGGTGGTCGGCGCCCGGGTGAGCAACCTGGTCTTCCTGGGCGCGGGCCAGGACACCGGCGCGGTCGACGACGAGTACACCGGATCCCACCCGGTCGCGTACGAGTACGCCGTGGACTGCGACGTCTCCGGCATCCAGGCCACCGGCACCTTCTGGCCGGTGATCATGCGGCGCTGGTGCACCCGCTACCGCACCGTCCAGTGCGGCCTGAAGAATCCGCCGACCGTCATGTACGGCGGCGCCGGCTACCTCACCCAGCAGATCTACTGCCTCTACGGCCATGTCGCCGACTGCACCACCAGCAACGTCCGCCATCTCAACGACCTGACCGCGTCCGCCTACTGCCAGGTCGTCAACTGCCACGGCGACGGTGACGACGAGGGCGGCAACCCCTTCACCACCCACGGGCAGTACGAGCACGATCTGCTCTTCGACGGCAATTCCGGGCTGATGGACATCGCCAACTCCGGTGCCCAGTGGGGCATCTCCGCCAAGCGCATCACCGTGCGCAACCACGTCTGCTCCTGGTTCACCGCCAACACCAAGATCACCGACCTGACGCTGGAGAACGTACGGGTCATCGCCCGGCCGACCTTCGACCCGGCCGGCACCCTGGTGGTCAACGCCGACGGCGCCCAACTGCGCGGCTGCACCGCCTCATCCTTCGCCGTCGCCCAGCGCTCCGCCCGCTCCACCCGGCCCACCACGATCACCGACTGCACCTTCGACCTGCCGAAGGGGAGCGTGCTGGTGCAGACCCCGGTCACCGCACCGGTGCACTTCGTGCGCAGCACGCTGACCGGCCTGGACGGCGCAGTCCTGCGCGGTTCGGGCCCCGTCCGCTTCACCGGCTGCCGGCTCGTGGGCGACCCCGCCGCGGCGCCCGTCTCGGTCGGCGCGGCCGAGATCAGCATCGACGGCGGCAGCCTCACCGACACCGGCCTCGCCCTGAGCGCGGTGCGCGACCAGCGGATCAGCGTCGGCGGCGGAGCGGTGCTCTCCGGCACCAACGCGGCGAAGGCGCTGCTGTCGCGCGACACCGGCCGGGACACCACCGTGACCTGGGACCTGTCCGGCCTGCGCAGCACCGCCGCCGACTCCGGCACCGCGCACGTCAGGATCGACGACGGCGCCAACCGCTACACCGCTGTGGGTGCCGGATTCTCCGGCGGCCGGCTCGCCCTGGCCGCGGCAGCCTTCGGCGGCACGTCCTTGCTGCTGCACACCAGCTGCACCGAGGAGGGCGTCACCCGGGTCGGCCTCCCGCCGCAGGGACAGCGGGTCGACGCCGCCACCGGCAACCTCACCGTCTGAACCGGGTCGCGCGAAGAACCCGCCGCACCACCGGCAGCCGCACCGTCCGACCGCGCCGGGACCGCCGGGCCGGGCCGAGAGCCCGCCGCCCCGGCGGTCCCGGTCGCGGTCCCGGTCGCGGTCCCGGTCGCGGGCAGAAGCCGGCCCGCGACCGGGACCGCTCCCCTACCGAAAGGCTCCCGTCATGCGCTACCGCACCGCGACCCGGGCGGACGAGGCGGCACTTCCGGCCCTGTGGGCGACGGTCTTCCCCGGCGCCACGGCGATGGCCGCGCTGTGGAAGCAGGACCCCGGGCGGCACCGCCGCACCTTCGTCGCCGAGGACGGCGGGCGCGCGGTGTCCGTGGTGCACTACCTGCCGCGCACGATCCGCTCCGCCGCCGGGCGGCCGGAAGTGGTCGGCTGCCTCGGCAGCGTCGCCACCCACCCGGACGCGCGCGGCCGGGGCCATGTCCGGCGGCTGCTGGAGGCGGCCGTCGCCACCATGACGGCGGACGGCTGCGCCTGGTCGCTGCTCTTCACCGGCACGCCCCGGGTGTACGAGAGCTCCGGCTGGCGGTCGTTCGCCGCCCCGGGCTGGTCAGGCCCGCTCGCCCTGCCGCCCAGGGCCGGTCCCGCCGCCGCCCCGCTCACCGTCCGCACGGCCCTGGCCGCCGACCTCCCCGTCCTGCGGGCGCTGCGCGACGGCTTCGACGCGGCACGCCCGCTGACCACGGTCCGCAGCCTGCGGGACTGGCAGCGGCGCGTACCCGTCTGGTACGCGCCTCCGGCGGAAACCCTGCTCGCCGAAGCGGGCGGGAGCGGCGCCCGTCCGCTGGGGTCCGCCGTCCTGCGGCACCCGTCCCCTGACGAGGCCGAGATCGTGGAGATCGCCCTCGCCGACGGCGGCGGTCCCGACGTCGCCCGCGCCCTGCTCGCCGCCGCGGCGGCCCGTGCCCGCGACCGCGGGGCCACCGCGGCGGCGGTCCGCCTGCCGCCGGTCCCCGCCGTGGTCGAGGCGCTGCCCTGCCTGCTGGCCGAAGCCACTCCCGCCGTCACCCGTTTCGGCATGTCCCGCCCGGTCCTGGCCGCACCCGCCGAGGTCACCGCGACCGTCACGGCTCCCGGCGCCGTCCACTGGTACGGCGACTCCTTCTGACCGGCCGGTACGTGAGGGGGTGTCAGCGTCAGGAGTCCCTCTTGCGGTACACCACCACCAGCACCACGATGACGATCACCGCGAGGATCACCAGGATCACGCCCAGGGGGTCGCTCCCGCCGCCTCCGCCGCTGCGGGTGTGGTGACGGCTGATACTGCTCAGTGCGAGAACCCCGTTTGTCATGGCCCAGATCCTATGAGCGCCGTTCAGTTGATGGGTCACAGCATCATCACAGCCGGCCCACGGACAGGAACGCGCCCGGCGGGGGCGGTTGTTGACGCCGCGACCGTTCGGTGCCGCAGGATCGGCCCATGACCGACACACGCCGGCCGCGGCCGGCGTACGACGCGGAGCGGAGGGGAGGGGAGCAGAGGGGAGGGGCCGCGGCAGCGTCGCCGGCCGCGCCGGGAGGCGACAGCTCTGATCTAGTGTTCTGGGCTATGAACGCAGCAGAGGAGCTGACAGAGCCCGATCGCATGATCGCGTACGCGCTCCAGGCCAATGGGCGCGCGACCTGGGGTGCGATCGCCCGGGCGCTCGGGTTGTCGGAGCGGACCGTGCAGCGGCGGGGCCAGCGGCTGCTGGACGCCGGGCTGGTGCAGGTCTCGACGTATCTGGACACGACGATCGTCGGCGAGGCGCATCCCCTGGTGCTGCGGCTGTCGACCCGCACCGGGGCCGCGCTCACGGTCGGCCGGGAACTCGCCCGCCGCCCGGACGCCTCGTCGGTCTCGGTGGTCGAGGGGTCGGGGGACGTGGTGTGCATGCTCCTGCCGCGTACCCGCGAGGACAGCGCGCGGCTGCTGCTGACCGAGCTGCCCTCGATAGACGGCGTGGACTCGGTGGAGGCCAGCACGGTGCTGCGCTACTTCCGGTCCGGTTACGACTGGAGTGTGGGCGACCTGCCCGCGCCCGTGGTGGAGACCCTGCGCGCGGACACGCCGACCCGCAGCGCGGCGGCGTCCGGGCCGGTGCAGCTCACCCGCGAGGACGAGTCCCTGGTCGCCGCGCTCGCCGAGGACGGCCGGGCCACCGTGATCTCGCTGGCCAAGGCGGCCGACATCTCGGCGCCCACCGCCCGACGGCGCCTGGAGGCGCTGTTCGGCGCGGGCGCGCTGCACGTGAGGACCGAGCTGTCCTCGGCCGTGCACGATCTGCGGGTGGAGGCGCTGATCTGGCTCAGCGTGCCGCCGGACCACGTGGAGACCGTCGGCGCCGCGCTGGGGTGCCGCCCCGAGGTGCGGTTCTGCGTGGCCTGCACGGGTTCCTCGCAGATCCTCGTGGACTGCCTGGTGTCCGACCCGGCCGCCCTCTACTCGTTCCTCACCGGGGCCATCGGCTCCCTCGGCTCGGTCACCGTCGCCCGGTCCTCCGTCGTGCTGGAAGCACTGCGCCGAGGACCCATGCAGATGGCGAACATGAGACACGAGTGACCGTCATCTGTCGGAACAAGAAAGAAACCATTGCCGAAATAGCGGAGTAGGCATAATCTCTCCTCATCCGGAACGGAGGAGAGATCCATGCAGCTTCACGACGCGGCTCGCGCCGCAGGGCTTGACTGGCCGGCCGGCCACCTGGTGGACGGCCGACGGGTCCAGCCGCACGGGGAGCGGGAGATCACCGTGGTCGGCCCGCGCGACGGCGGTGTCGTCGGGCGGCTGGCGGCGGCGGACGGGACGGATGTCGACCGGGCCGTCAGCACGGCCCGCCGGGCGTTCGAGGACGGCCGCTGGTCGCGGCTGCCGGCCGCCCGGCGCGGTGAGATCCTGATCCGCTTCGCGGACACGGTCGCCGCCCACGCCGAGGAACTGGCGCTGCGCGTCGCGATCGAGATGGGCAAGCCGGTACGCGAGGCGCTCGACGTCGAACTGTCCGCCGTCGCCGGCTGTCTGCGCTGGTACGGGCAGCTCGCCGACAAGCTCGCGGACGAGAACCCGGTCTCCCCCGGCGACGCGCTCGCCCTGGTCACCCGCGAGCCGGCCGGCGTGGTCGGGGCGGTCGTGCCCTGGAACTTCCCGCTCACGATGACGGCGTGGAAGCTCGGCCCCGCCCTGCTGGCGGGCAACAGCGTGGTCCTCAAGCCCGCCGAGCAGACGTCCTTCTCCGCGCTGCGCCTCGGCGACCTCGCCCTGGAGGCCGGACTTCCGCCGGGCGTGCTCAACGTCCTGCCCGGGCTCGGCGCCGAGGCCGGCGCCGCGCTCGGCCGGCACCCCGACGTGGACGTGCTGGCCTTCACCGGATCGGTCGCGGTCGGCCGCCGCTTCCTCGGATACGCGGCGGAGTCCAACGGCAAGCGGGTCTGGCCGGAGCTGGGCGGGAAGTCGGCCAGCGTGATCCTCCCGGACGCCGATGTCGCGCGGGCCGGGCGCACCACGGCCTGGGCATGCTTCTACAACCAGGGCCAGATGTGCAGCGCCGCCTCGCGCATGATCGTCCACCGGGACGTCGCGGAAGAGGCGATCGACGCGGCGCTGGAGGAGGCACGCCGGATGCGGCCGGCCGACCCGCTCGACCTCGCGGCGCCGTCGGGCGCGGTGGTGAGCGAAGCGCATCTGGAGCGGGTGCTCGGCCACGTCCGGGGCGCGCTGGCGGACGGCGCCACGCTCGCCGGGGGTGCGGCCGAGCGCTTCGTCCCGGACCCGGCGCTCGCCCAGGGCAGCTACCTCGCGCCCGTGGTGCTCACCGGGGTCACCGAGAAGATGTCCATCGCCCACGACGAGGTGTTCGGCCCGGTGCTCTCGGTGCTGGTCGTCGACAGCGCCGACGAGGCGGTCCGGCTGGCGAACGCCACCCCGTACGGCCTGGCCGCCGGGCTGTGGACCCGCGACCTGTCCACCGCCCACACGGTGGCGCGGCGGCTGAAGGCGGGCTCGGTCTGGGTGAACTGCTACGAGGAGGGCTCTATGGCCATGCCCTTCGGCGGTACGGGCGCGAGCGGCTTCGGCCGCGACAAGTCCGCGCACGCGATCGACAAGTACACCGACCTCAAGAGCACCTGGCTGCAACTGGAGCCCCGATGAACCGCCCCCTTGCGCCGGTGCTGATCGCCGTCACGAGCTGGCGCCGCCCGCTGGACACGTATCTGGGTCCCGGCACCGACCTGTACACGCTCGGCACCGAATACGCGCACGCCGTCAGCGCGGCGGGCGGCGTACCGGTACTGACTCCCACCCTCACCGCCGAGGAGACCGAGGTCGTCCTGGACACGGTGGCCGGGGTCCTGCTGTCCGGCGGCGGCGACGTCGATCCGGCGAGCTACGGCGCCGCGGGCCCGGCCGGCGACCACGACCCGGGGCGGGACGCGACGGAAGCCGCCCTGGTCCGCGGCGCGGCCCGCCGGAAGATGCCCGTCCTCGGCATCTGCCGCGGTTTGCAGATCGCCAACGCGGCCCTGGGCGGCACCCTCCTGGCCGACCTCCCGGTCACCGCGGCCCACCCGGCCGTGCACGGCGCCGAGGCCCTGCGCGACCTGCGGCACGAGGTCAGCACCGACGCGGCCTGGCTCCGCGACTGCCTGCCGGAGCCCGCACAGGTCAACTCCATCCACCACCAGGCCCTGGACCGGGTGGCCGACGCGCTGCGCCCGGTCGCCTGGGCCGCCGACGGCGTGATCGAGGCGGCGGAGAGCCGCACGCCCGACTGGTACTTCCGCGGTGTCCAGTGGCACCCGGAAAAGATGGCGGCGCCCGGCGAACGCCATCACGCCGACATCCTCTTCGAGGACTTCGTGACCGCGGCCCACCGGTACACCGCCCGGACCCGCTCCGCCGCCTGACGGCCACGGCCGCCGACGGACCCCCAGCCCGCTCATACCGTGCCTTTAGCCGCACACCATGAGTCTCCTCACAATCTGTTCCTGTCCGAAATAAGACGAACTATCGTCGTTCCCGTATGCCGTTCGCGCGTGCAGGGACGGCCATCACTCCCGGAGAAACCATTGAGCACCGAGCGCCGGATCTACCTTCAGTTCGACGACGGCACCCGCGCCGTCGCCACCCTCGCCGCGGACGACGCCCCCGCGACATGTGCCGCCATCTGGGACGCGCTGGCGGAGCCCGTGACCGAGAAGGTCATGCACGCGATGTACGCCGGGCCGGAGATCATGTTCGGCCTCCCCGAGCAGGCGCACACCTTCGACCCCCGGGCGCTGCCCGCGGAGAACCAGCAGGTGATCCCCGGCGCCGGCGACCTCATCTGGTTCTTCCAGGAACCCGGTCAGATGGCCGGGCTGACCTTCGAGCTGTGGGAGGTCGGGATCTTCTACGGGAAGGGCGGCCGTGTGTTCGGGCCGCTGGGCTGGACCCCGTGCACCATCTTCGCCTCGATCACGGAGGGCCTGGCCGAATTCGCCGCGGCCTGCGCGGAGACCCGGGTCAGCGGCGTGCGGTCGCTGACCATCGGCCGCGTCGAATAGCCCGTCCGCCGCCTCCCGGGACCCTCCCGGACATGGCCGGCGTCCCCTCGTCTTTCCCGTGTCGCACGGGGGAGCCACCCATCTGCGAGAAAGTACGGCGCCCCATCATGAAGATCAGAAAGAGCATTCTCGCCGGCACCGCCGCGGTGGTCGCCGCCGGTGTCCTGACCGCCTGTTCCGGCTCCTCCTCCGACTCCGGCAGCGCCGAGCCGAAGGACACCACCGCGGGCAGCAGCGCCGCCGCGGCCGGCGTGCGGCTTCCCGCCGACGCCGCCAAGGGCGACCTGGTCGTGCCCATGGTCATCGGGTACCCGCCCTACGCGATGCTGGAGTCGGGCAAGCCGGTCGGCGTGGACGTGGACCTGGCCGACGCGCTCAGCGGACCGTTCGGCAAGAAGGTCCAGCAGAAGAAGGACTCCTTCGAGAACGCGCTGCTGGGCGTGAACCGCGGGACGTACGTCGGCGTCTTCGGCGCGGACGTCACCGCCGAGCGCGAGAAGTCCTTCGACCAGGTCGCCTTCCTCGAGGACCACTACGAGTTCCTGTCGCTGAAGGACAGCCCGGCGCTCGGCACCACGATGGACGCCCTGTGCGGCAAGAAGATCTCCATGGTCGCCGCCTCCAGCTCCATCCCGGTCCTGAAGGACCAGTCCGCCGCCTGTGTCAAGGCCGGCAAGCCGTCCATCGACGTCAAGACCTTCGCCGACCAGGGCGCCGCCACCCTCGCGGTGCGCAGCAAACAGGTGGACGCCACGACCGCGACCGTCACCAACCTCGGTTACGTGGCCAAGCAGTCCGGGGACACCTTCAACCTCGGCGGCCCCCGCTACCTGTCGGTCTACATCGGCGTGGCCACCAAGAAGGGCAGCGGGATGGCCCAGGCCATGGCCGACGGCATCGACGCGCTGATCAAGGACGGGTCGTACCAGAAGATCCTGGAGCGCTACGGCGTCGAGAAGGCCGGCGTGACCAAGGCGCTCGTCAACCCCTCCCCGAACCCGACCAACTGAGGATCCGGCCATGGCCGACACCAGCAAATCACCCCAGGGGACCGCGCTCCCCGGGAACACCGTGCCGCCCGCGGCGGGGGGAGCCGGTGTGCTCCCCCCGCACCCCTTCGCCGGGATGCGCCGCTCCCCGCATCCCCATTACGCGCGCAAGGTCGCCGCGGTCGTGGTCGTGCTCGTGTGCGCGTTCTGGCTCCAGGGCCTGGCACGCAACGACAACCTGGCGTGGGGCACCGTCGGCGACTACTTCTTCGACCACTCGATCCTGGAGGGCCTGGAGCGGACGGTGATCATCACCGTGGTCTCCATCGTCATCGCCGTCGTCCTCGGCGCGGTCCTGGCCAACATGCGGCTCTCCCCCAATGCCGTGCTCCGCGGGGCGGCCGGCGCCTACGTGTGGTTCTTCCGCTCGATGCCGCTGCTGGTCCTGCTCATCCTGGTCTACAACTTCTCGCTGATATACCCGCAGCTGGGGGCGGGTGTCCCGTTCGGGCCGCAGTTCTTCGACGTCGACACCAAGAACCTGGTGCAGCCGGTCACCGCGGCCATCATCGCCTTCGGGCTCCAGCAGGGGGCCTACACCTCCGAGGTGCTGCGGGCGGCGATCCTGTCCGTACCGAACGGGCAGCGGGAAGCGGCGACGGCGCTGGGGATGTCGAACCTCCGCACCCTGCGGCGGATCGTCTTCCCGCAGGCCCTGCGGATGGCGGTGCCGCCGATCGCGAACGAGTCGATCAACCTGCTGAAATCCACCTCCCTGGTGGCCTTCATCTCGGTGCCGGACCTGCTCTACTCCGTCCAGCAGATCTACAACAGCAACTTCCAGGTCATCCCGCTGCTCATCGTCGCGAGCCTGTGGTACATGATCATCGTCTCCGTGATGTCGGCGGGGCAGACCCTGCTGGAGCGGACCCTGCGCAACACCCGCAGGTCCGGGGCCCAGCCCAAGGCAATCGAGGTGGACCAGCCATGACCTCAGCAGACACCGGCCCCATCCTGCGCGCGGTGGACATCACCAAGCGGTACGGCGACCAGACGGTCGTGGACCACGTGAGTCTCGACGTGGAACGCGGCGAGACCATCTGCCTGCTGGGTCCCTCAGGAGCGGGCAAGAGCTCGTTCCTGCGCTGCCTGAACATGCTGGAGAAGACGGACGAGGGCGCGGTCCTCCTCGACGGTGAACTCCTGGGCTACCGGCCGCACGGCGACGCCGTCCGCGAACTGCCCAACCGCCAGGAGGCAGCCCAGCGCCGGCACATCGGCATGGTCTTCCAGGGGTTCAACCTCTTCTCCCACATGACCATCCTCCAGAACATCACCGAGGCGCCGATCGGTGTCCTGGGCCGCGGCAAGGCCGAGGCCACCCGCCGGGCACGGGAGCTGCTGGCCATGGTCGGCCTCCAGGACAAGGCGGACTCCTACCCCGCCGAGCTGTCCGGCGGCCAGCAGCAGCGCGTCGCCATCGCGCGTGCCCTGGCCATGGAC is a window of Streptomyces sp. NBC_01477 DNA encoding:
- a CDS encoding SDR family NAD(P)-dependent oxidoreductase codes for the protein MNRFGLTGRTALVTGAARGLGRAFATALAEAGADLVLTDLPGAEGLTETAELVRGLGRRALVAEQDLSRTRELPDFADRLRERAGPLHILVNNAGTAALERFNEITPDSWYRVMRVNLDAVFFLTQRVAEHMIADGLPGRIVNVTSKNALVAEAGLAHYNASKAAVDLLTQTLAVELAPHGVTVNSLAPGMVETPIDSEFPFDRDAFEAAYRDRIPLGRYARPEECTGALLLLAGDEGAYLTGTRIVVDGGVLADQMPRTAFMPPYVSSLRPRPKDGTTP
- a CDS encoding peptidase C14 gives rise to the protein MTTTRRNLLRTGSLGAAVAAAGTLAVPAHASPAGAPGAGPHDTTAFATVADLLAARSAHLREGTVAVVAGYRSPGDGGGMTVRWDAAGTQPPNGGTVLRPADRPARGRWRRLHDGVLDFRGFGLFDAGAPADDALDAMVGDPSVHRVEAHTDLLFRRRHTYHRSLIDLDFGGHTVHTGGIERNTHDNPFGAVLFFQGATTGDVVTYPLPAKVIELTDAFPVPDSAAFEVGQWWAVRSDEVAGGGSDERELQKLVEVTEIIDGTHIRVGYLNGWELAAGRTLTWRRVEPVVGARVSNLVFLGAGQDTGAVDDEYTGSHPVAYEYAVDCDVSGIQATGTFWPVIMRRWCTRYRTVQCGLKNPPTVMYGGAGYLTQQIYCLYGHVADCTTSNVRHLNDLTASAYCQVVNCHGDGDDEGGNPFTTHGQYEHDLLFDGNSGLMDIANSGAQWGISAKRITVRNHVCSWFTANTKITDLTLENVRVIARPTFDPAGTLVVNADGAQLRGCTASSFAVAQRSARSTRPTTITDCTFDLPKGSVLVQTPVTAPVHFVRSTLTGLDGAVLRGSGPVRFTGCRLVGDPAAAPVSVGAAEISIDGGSLTDTGLALSAVRDQRISVGGGAVLSGTNAAKALLSRDTGRDTTVTWDLSGLRSTAADSGTAHVRIDDGANRYTAVGAGFSGGRLALAAAAFGGTSLLLHTSCTEEGVTRVGLPPQGQRVDAATGNLTV
- a CDS encoding GNAT family N-acetyltransferase, with the translated sequence MRYRTATRADEAALPALWATVFPGATAMAALWKQDPGRHRRTFVAEDGGRAVSVVHYLPRTIRSAAGRPEVVGCLGSVATHPDARGRGHVRRLLEAAVATMTADGCAWSLLFTGTPRVYESSGWRSFAAPGWSGPLALPPRAGPAAAPLTVRTALAADLPVLRALRDGFDAARPLTTVRSLRDWQRRVPVWYAPPAETLLAEAGGSGARPLGSAVLRHPSPDEAEIVEIALADGGGPDVARALLAAAAARARDRGATAAAVRLPPVPAVVEALPCLLAEATPAVTRFGMSRPVLAAPAEVTATVTAPGAVHWYGDSF
- a CDS encoding Lrp/AsnC family transcriptional regulator, producing MNAAEELTEPDRMIAYALQANGRATWGAIARALGLSERTVQRRGQRLLDAGLVQVSTYLDTTIVGEAHPLVLRLSTRTGAALTVGRELARRPDASSVSVVEGSGDVVCMLLPRTREDSARLLLTELPSIDGVDSVEASTVLRYFRSGYDWSVGDLPAPVVETLRADTPTRSAAASGPVQLTREDESLVAALAEDGRATVISLAKAADISAPTARRRLEALFGAGALHVRTELSSAVHDLRVEALIWLSVPPDHVETVGAALGCRPEVRFCVACTGSSQILVDCLVSDPAALYSFLTGAIGSLGSVTVARSSVVLEALRRGPMQMANMRHE
- a CDS encoding aldehyde dehydrogenase family protein, coding for MQLHDAARAAGLDWPAGHLVDGRRVQPHGEREITVVGPRDGGVVGRLAAADGTDVDRAVSTARRAFEDGRWSRLPAARRGEILIRFADTVAAHAEELALRVAIEMGKPVREALDVELSAVAGCLRWYGQLADKLADENPVSPGDALALVTREPAGVVGAVVPWNFPLTMTAWKLGPALLAGNSVVLKPAEQTSFSALRLGDLALEAGLPPGVLNVLPGLGAEAGAALGRHPDVDVLAFTGSVAVGRRFLGYAAESNGKRVWPELGGKSASVILPDADVARAGRTTAWACFYNQGQMCSAASRMIVHRDVAEEAIDAALEEARRMRPADPLDLAAPSGAVVSEAHLERVLGHVRGALADGATLAGGAAERFVPDPALAQGSYLAPVVLTGVTEKMSIAHDEVFGPVLSVLVVDSADEAVRLANATPYGLAAGLWTRDLSTAHTVARRLKAGSVWVNCYEEGSMAMPFGGTGASGFGRDKSAHAIDKYTDLKSTWLQLEPR
- a CDS encoding gamma-glutamyl-gamma-aminobutyrate hydrolase family protein, yielding MNRPLAPVLIAVTSWRRPLDTYLGPGTDLYTLGTEYAHAVSAAGGVPVLTPTLTAEETEVVLDTVAGVLLSGGGDVDPASYGAAGPAGDHDPGRDATEAALVRGAARRKMPVLGICRGLQIANAALGGTLLADLPVTAAHPAVHGAEALRDLRHEVSTDAAWLRDCLPEPAQVNSIHHQALDRVADALRPVAWAADGVIEAAESRTPDWYFRGVQWHPEKMAAPGERHHADILFEDFVTAAHRYTARTRSAA
- a CDS encoding DUF3830 family protein produces the protein MSTERRIYLQFDDGTRAVATLAADDAPATCAAIWDALAEPVTEKVMHAMYAGPEIMFGLPEQAHTFDPRALPAENQQVIPGAGDLIWFFQEPGQMAGLTFELWEVGIFYGKGGRVFGPLGWTPCTIFASITEGLAEFAAACAETRVSGVRSLTIGRVE
- a CDS encoding transporter substrate-binding domain-containing protein, whose product is MKIRKSILAGTAAVVAAGVLTACSGSSSDSGSAEPKDTTAGSSAAAAGVRLPADAAKGDLVVPMVIGYPPYAMLESGKPVGVDVDLADALSGPFGKKVQQKKDSFENALLGVNRGTYVGVFGADVTAEREKSFDQVAFLEDHYEFLSLKDSPALGTTMDALCGKKISMVAASSSIPVLKDQSAACVKAGKPSIDVKTFADQGAATLAVRSKQVDATTATVTNLGYVAKQSGDTFNLGGPRYLSVYIGVATKKGSGMAQAMADGIDALIKDGSYQKILERYGVEKAGVTKALVNPSPNPTN
- a CDS encoding amino acid ABC transporter permease, producing MADTSKSPQGTALPGNTVPPAAGGAGVLPPHPFAGMRRSPHPHYARKVAAVVVVLVCAFWLQGLARNDNLAWGTVGDYFFDHSILEGLERTVIITVVSIVIAVVLGAVLANMRLSPNAVLRGAAGAYVWFFRSMPLLVLLILVYNFSLIYPQLGAGVPFGPQFFDVDTKNLVQPVTAAIIAFGLQQGAYTSEVLRAAILSVPNGQREAATALGMSNLRTLRRIVFPQALRMAVPPIANESINLLKSTSLVAFISVPDLLYSVQQIYNSNFQVIPLLIVASLWYMIIVSVMSAGQTLLERTLRNTRRSGAQPKAIEVDQP
- a CDS encoding amino acid ABC transporter ATP-binding protein, which encodes MTSADTGPILRAVDITKRYGDQTVVDHVSLDVERGETICLLGPSGAGKSSFLRCLNMLEKTDEGAVLLDGELLGYRPHGDAVRELPNRQEAAQRRHIGMVFQGFNLFSHMTILQNITEAPIGVLGRGKAEATRRARELLAMVGLQDKADSYPAELSGGQQQRVAIARALAMDPKVLLFDEPTSALDPELVAGVLDVIRSLASTGMTMLIVTHEVGFAREVCDRFVFMENGRVVETGPSERLTPTGAAHERTRAFLSKVL